The Phaseolus vulgaris cultivar G19833 chromosome 5, P. vulgaris v2.0, whole genome shotgun sequence genomic interval TAAGAGGAGTGAAAGTGAATGAGAAAGCACATGCTTTGAACAGAATGGGACAACGTTAAAAGCCATTAGAGGTGCCTAGTACAAGGCAAGGTTGTAATCTCGTGACCAACATAAATGCTCCAATTCTCCATCCCCTACACCATTTATAACACTAACGTCCTTTCTCGTGAGCACACATTACTCCACTCCAGCCACATCACCAACTTCCCATTTAAATAGTAAAAACCATAACTCCTCACACTTCCCCCATTCATTAACATGTTTCCACCTCTATAAAAATACCCCAACCCAGAAACATCAATTTCAGAATCATCATCACACGTACCATAAAAAATGAGTCACTGTCTTCTCTTACTCCTGGGAGTACTATGTCGCACGTTGTTTCTGCCACCTCATGTAACGGCCTTCACGGTGATCATGTCGGATTCCGGCGTGCCGTCAACCCTCGTAGATGGTCCTCAAACGGGGTTTTCCATGAACCACGACGGCGCCCGAACGGATAAGCGAGAGCAAGAGGCGGTGTACGACATCATGAGAGCCACCGGCAACGACTGGGCCACCGACATCCCCGACGTGTGCCGCGGTCGCTGGCACGGCATTGAGTGCATGCCCGACAAGGCCAACGTTTTCCACGTGGTGTCGCTTTCGTTCGGAGCACTCTCCGATGATACCGCTTTTCCGACGTGCGACCCGACCCGATCCGTAATCTCACCCTCCATCACACACCTCCCCCACCTCAAGACCTTGTTCTTTTACCGTTGTTTCACTTACAACCCTCAGCCCATTCCACCGTTCTTGGGCCTATTGGGCCCAACCTTGCAAACACTGGTCCTCCGAGAAAACGGCCACGTTGGGCCCATTCCTGTTGAATTGGGCAACCTCACCCGTTTGAAGGTCTTCGaccttcacaaaaacaacctCAACGGCTCTATACCAATCTCATTGGGCCGGATCACCAATCTAAGGTCTTTGGATTTGAGCGCCAACAAATTAACCGGGCCCATACCCGGTTTCGCCTTCCCCTCTTTGAACGTGTTGGACCTCAGCCAGAATCTTCTAATGGGCCCAATTCCTTCTTCTATTTGGAACTGTTATTTTCTCATCAAATTGGATTTCAGCCGCAACCGCCTCGTGGGCCCGTTGCCGGAGAAGCCCATTAGCATGAAAGAGCTTATGCTTTTGGATTTAAGCTACAACCGTATACAGGGCCCGTTTCCTGTGTCGATCAAAAGCCTGAGTTCGCTTCAGGCTTTGATCCTGAAAGGAAACCCAATGGGCTCCAGCATGATACCCGGTGATGGGTTCGATGGCATGAAAGCCCTGATGATTGTTGTTTTATCGAATATGAATCTGCATGGGCCTGTGCCTGAATCATTAGGGAAATTGCAAAACCTTCGCGTGCTTCATCTCGATGGGAACCACTTTAATGGGCCAATTCCGAAGAGTTTTGGGGATTTGAGAAACCTTAGCGAACTGAGGCTGAACGATAATGGGCTTAGTGGGCTTGTGCCATTTGGGAGAGAAATGGTTTGGAGAATGAGAAGAAAACTGAGACTGAATAATAACTCTGGGCTTTGTTACGGTGCACGCAGTGGTTTGGGAGATACCATGGACTCGACCTTTGATTTAGGTATCCCTTCTTGTGACACATACCCTCCCACTATACCCTCCCTTAGGACACACCAACACCTTTCTTCACTTACCCAAAACTCAATTCCTTTCCCAACACATCTCACATCACATGCTCTCAAACCTCTTACATCCTCATTCCCACTACCCACTTTTCTACTCTTTAATCTCTTTTTCTTATctctaattaattaaatatacattcaaatttattatagtgtaattcaattttataaaaaaattagaggttcatcaaatgtttttatatttatatgtttttatttctaatcGATATGGATATGGATACGGATACGAAGATAGTTTTTACGTGTAAAATGTCTTTATttctacatatttttatttctaattggTGTGAATATGAAAATAGGTTTTCATCGAATTGGATtgactaagaagaaaataatgaaagcaaaaAGATTGAAGTGGTGTGAAATCTAGAAGCGGTGTTATATTCTAGAAAACAGAACTTTCTGAAAAACAGAACTTTCTGAAACAgaacattttataaaatatttttatctatatatgTCTTTATCTCTAATCAGTATGAATATGAAGATACATTATATGTGATATAAAAATAGGTTTTTATtcatgaaatgtttttatctcgATTCGTCTTTATTTCTAATCAATGTTACGTGTGTATATAAAGATATAAATAGTTTTGTTGAAGGAAGAAATTGAAATGGGTAGAATATTATGCATTATGTGGTTTGAATAAATAGTTGGTGGGGTAAGAGACCTCTCCATCTACACAAAACAATGTTGAGATGATAGAAACCGTGCAAATCTGATGTGATAACTGCCATTATTTATTTCTTCATCATTTATCATCCATCATCACCCAATTTCTTCTCTtctgtttcttttttttaatttgaagatGAGAAATGAGgaagtcaaagataaaatatctttttattttttatctcttattataataaaaaatataaatgtcaATTATATGATCTACTATGTCTTTACTAATTACATAAAAACATTATCTCTTTAACCTAATTGATTATTTAAcatcaaaaatatttataatataatcagGCAtgtcttaaaataaataacttttttaatgtagtaattgattttatatttattctgTTGACAACATACCACACTTGTCATgcttaaaaacagaaaaatatgTAATGCAGCTTGTGTTTATTGTCCATGCATATATGATCTTGCATTAAGAATAaagttctttgaaaaacaattacatCTCACAAGAGCATTTCCATTGCATTGCACgagttatttattaatttttaattcaatttttttaaaaattacttgtCATATTACTTTCAAGAAATATTTACagttttcactttaataatagaAGAATCTTATAAAATTTACACTTTCATTAACATTCTAGTTTTTTTAGTtattagtaaaaatatataagtaataaatatttttttatttttatgattagaTAATCTAATTAAGAAATTGGTTTTCTATAACTCGAGATTGATTTTTGTTTCTcgtataaattttaaattttctgagTATTTATAGTGAGAAAACTATTGATTATAATAAatctttgtcttttttttacataacaaCCGAATTTTAAGTGTATACTGGGacgttaaaatatttcaaatacctaaaacatataaaatttgaactatgaaaaaaatcaatttcacgttataataaagaaagataaaaacatatttaatccttaagaaattagttattaatttgtAGCATTATTAATTAGTTAGTATTTTGGGGGAAGTGTGGGAGAAGTGAAGGCAAGAAGTTTAAAGAATTTGAGGACAACTCATTTGAGGAT includes:
- the LOC137836041 gene encoding protein TOO MANY MOUTHS; the protein is MSHCLLLLLGVLCRTLFLPPHVTAFTVIMSDSGVPSTLVDGPQTGFSMNHDGARTDKREQEAVYDIMRATGNDWATDIPDVCRGRWHGIECMPDKANVFHVVSLSFGALSDDTAFPTCDPTRSVISPSITHLPHLKTLFFYRCFTYNPQPIPPFLGLLGPTLQTLVLRENGHVGPIPVELGNLTRLKVFDLHKNNLNGSIPISLGRITNLRSLDLSANKLTGPIPGFAFPSLNVLDLSQNLLMGPIPSSIWNCYFLIKLDFSRNRLVGPLPEKPISMKELMLLDLSYNRIQGPFPVSIKSLSSLQALILKGNPMGSSMIPGDGFDGMKALMIVVLSNMNLHGPVPESLGKLQNLRVLHLDGNHFNGPIPKSFGDLRNLSELRLNDNGLSGLVPFGREMVWRMRRKLRLNNNSGLCYGARSGLGDTMDSTFDLGIPSCDTYPPTIPSLRTHQHLSSLTQNSIPFPTHLTSHALKPLTSSFPLPTFLLFNLFFLSLIN